One region of Lagopus muta isolate bLagMut1 chromosome 13, bLagMut1 primary, whole genome shotgun sequence genomic DNA includes:
- the RAP2C gene encoding ras-related protein Rap-2c: MREYKVVVLGSGGVGKSALTVQFVTGTFIEKYDPTIEDFYRKEIEVDSSPSVLEILDTAGTEQFASMRDLYIKNGQGFILVYSLVNQQSFQDIKPMRDQIVRVKRYEKVPLILVGNKVDLESEREVLSAEGRALAQEWGCPFMETSAKSKTMVDELFAEIVRQMNYASLPEKQDQCCTTCIVQ, from the exons ATGCGGGAGTACAAGGTGGTGGTGCTGGGCAGCGGGGGGGTGGGGAAGTCCGCCCTGACGGTGCAGTTCGTCACCGGGACCTTCATCGAGAAGTACGACCCGACCATCGAGGACTTCTACCGCAAAGAGATCGAGGTGGACTCGTCCCCCTCGGTGCTGGAGATCCTGGACACGGCGGGCACCGAGCAGTTCGCCTCCATGCGCGACCTCTATATCAAAAACGGGCAGGGCTTCATCCTCGTCTACAGCCTGGTCAATCAGCAGTCCTTCCAG GACATCAAGCCGATGAGGGACCAGATTGTCCGGGTGAAGAGATACGAGAAAGTCCCTCTGATCCTAGTGGGGAATAAAGTGGATCTGGAGTCGGAGAGAGAGGTCTTgtctgcagaaggcagagctctGGCTCAGGAGTGGGGCTGTCCCTTCATGGAGACGTCAGCCAAGAGCAAAACAATGGTGGATGAACTGTTTGCTGAGATCGTCAGGCAAATGAACTATGCCTCCCTGCCTGAAAAACAAGATCAGTGTTGTACAACTTGCATCGTCCAGTGA